A region of the Mycoavidus sp. HKI genome:
CGCGACGCTAACCCCTTTCAATATATTTTGTCGAGCAGCAAGGGTGTCGCTTGTAGCGAACCCCTGTCTGATAAGGTCAATATGAGCCTTTTTAAGAATGTGCGCCCTAACATTGTGCAGTCAATTCGCGCATTCCGGGTGCTTGAGCTAGCGCGCGAAGCAGGGCAGCTTGGCCAGCATTTTTTGTACGCATTCTGTGCGGATGCTCAAACCAAAGCAGAGGTGCTGAGTACGATCACCACCTCATTTTTGCTGCCTAGGCAAGAGGGTAAAAATTATGACGCGCTGTATGACAATTTGACGGAATTAATTTATAAAGCTGGGCCGCAACCGGGCTTTGTGATTGTGCTCGAAGGCCTACCCGCGACGCAAAAATTTGACAAAGAAGCGCGTGAGACGCTGCTTGATGTATTTCGCGAAGCAACAGAATTTTGGGCTAAATGCGGTGTTGATTTTCGGGTCTTTTTCTCATTCGCTTTATCATCAGCCGCCCCAGCGTATAGCTAAACCGGCCAATGCAGCAATGCCGGCTGTTTCGGTCCGTAGGATACGAGGCCCTAGAGAGAGTTCAAAAAAACCATAGGCGGTTGCTGCCTGTTCTTCCGCTGCAGTGAGGCCGCCTTCGGGACCGATAAGGAGAGTCACGGGTTCGGCAGGAGGCGTGACGGGCAGCGTCTGAAAGCCGCGCGTGGCGCGCGGTGATAGCATAAATCGGGTCGAATGATTGGCTGGCGCGGTTTGGGGCAATGTGCTGAGCCAGGTGGTGAAATCAATCGGCGCATCAACGACGGGCAGTTGGTTGCGGCCGCATTGCTCGCAGGCGGCGCGCACTAAGGCTTGCCAGTGGTGATGACGACGCACGGCTCGTTCGCCAGCTAGCCGCACCACGCTTTTTGATGTAGTGATGGGCGCGATTCGGTGCACGCCCAATTCAACCGCTTTTTCAATCAGCCAATCCATTTTGTCGCCACTTGCAATCCCTTGCGCGAGCGTTAGCTGATAGGGCGGCTCTGTATTACGCAGAGCGCAGGTGTCGTGTGCGACTACTTGCGCGAGTAGCTGCTTTTTGTCGATAGTCAACACCGTGGCGTTAAAT
Encoded here:
- a CDS encoding barstar family protein; the protein is MSDNFMAHGTHAVSGLSRRDANPFQYILSSSKGVACSEPLSDKVNMSLFKNVRPNIVQSIRAFRVLELAREAGQLGQHFLYAFCADAQTKAEVLSTITTSFLLPRQEGKNYDALYDNLTELIYKAGPQPGFVIVLEGLPATQKFDKEARETLLDVFREATEFWAKCGVDFRVFFSFALSSAAPAYS
- a CDS encoding 16S rRNA (uracil(1498)-N(3))-methyltransferase, translating into MPVPRFFVSMPLIAGESITLPNDVALHMRVLRLTAGDPIILFNGMGGEFNATVLTIDKKQLLAQVVAHDTCALRNTEPPYQLTLAQGIASGDKMDWLIEKAVELGVHRIAPITTSKSVVRLAGERAVRRHHHWQALVRAACEQCGRNQLPVVDAPIDFTTWLSTLPQTAPANHSTRFMLSPRATRGFQTLPVTPPAEPVTLLIGPEGGLTAAEEQAATAYGFFELSLGPRILRTETAGIAALAGLAIRWGG